One Enterococcus silesiacus genomic window carries:
- a CDS encoding methylglyoxal synthase — MKIALIAHDRKKELMVKLTLAYQPILQEHELFATGTTGLRISEATGLPVHRFKSGPLGGDQQIGAMISEDKLDMVIFLRDPLAAQPHEPDVTALIRLSDVYEIPLATNIGTAEILLRGLQAGFADFRNVVHETDNKPLSF; from the coding sequence ATGAAAATTGCATTGATAGCGCATGACCGGAAAAAGGAATTAATGGTTAAACTGACCTTGGCATATCAACCGATATTACAAGAACATGAACTATTTGCTACTGGAACGACTGGTTTGAGAATTTCGGAAGCTACAGGCTTGCCGGTGCATCGGTTTAAGTCAGGACCTTTAGGCGGGGATCAGCAAATTGGCGCAATGATCTCAGAAGATAAACTGGATATGGTGATTTTTTTGCGAGATCCGTTGGCTGCTCAACCTCATGAACCGGATGTGACAGCGCTGATTCGTTTGAGTGATGTTTATGAGATTCCTTTAGCGACAAATATTGGGACAGCTGAAATTTTATTAAGGGGCTTACAGGCTGGGTTTGCGGATTTTAGAAATGTGGTTCATGAAACAGATAATAAGCCATTGTCTTTTTAA
- a CDS encoding folate ECF transporter, whose amino-acid sequence MLEMKKRKIDTRTITLMSLLIALMVVFTRFISFETQFLRVSLTFIPESLMGILFGPFWTGIGSAVADTVGMLLFPKGPYFPGFTLNAFISGAIYGFFYYKKELTFKRVIMATLSVTLVIHMFLTPLWLGLMYGVDISNLAWWVPRIIKNIIFFPIQVIATYYLGNKVPYKQLLNRSLANFK is encoded by the coding sequence ATGCTAGAAATGAAGAAAAGAAAAATTGATACACGTACCATTACGTTGATGAGTTTACTGATTGCGTTAATGGTGGTTTTTACACGATTTATTTCGTTTGAGACCCAATTTTTACGAGTTAGTTTGACCTTTATTCCAGAATCATTGATGGGGATACTTTTTGGCCCATTCTGGACAGGAATCGGTAGTGCCGTGGCTGACACAGTTGGTATGCTGCTATTCCCAAAGGGACCTTATTTTCCTGGATTTACACTAAATGCATTTATCTCAGGAGCAATTTATGGTTTCTTCTATTATAAGAAAGAGCTGACTTTTAAACGAGTGATTATGGCGACTTTATCTGTTACTTTAGTTATCCATATGTTTTTAACACCGTTGTGGCTCGGCCTGATGTATGGGGTAGACATCTCCAATCTGGCTTGGTGGGTGCCTAGAATAATTAAGAATATCATCTTTTTCCCAATCCAAGTTATTGCAACATACTATTTAGGAAACAAAGTTCCTTACAAACAGTTATTAAATAGATCATTGGCTAATTTTAAATAA
- a CDS encoding sugar ABC transporter ATP-binding protein, with translation MTTKKTATNSFNRFMPYLLRYPKEMIAAVILGILSGLTTVLMTYYMGKSVDTMIGKGTVDFTILLRFLSTLAGILVITVISQWLIQRLGNRVSYLSVAELRKDAFAHLNRLPLNYYDQTSHGNIVSRFTNDMDNISVACSAVFNQLFSGLSVVIIAFFFMLKLSPLLTAVVLIATPIIFLVNWAVAKSSQKNFSAQQKIVGEISGYVSEMVGNQKIVKAFQQESVSQQRFEALNQDLYVRGQKAQFSSSLTNPLSRFIDHLAYLSIGLVGGLLLLSGNQAITIGVISSFTIYSSQFSKPFIELSGITTQIQTALAGLDRTFEIINQSEEKPEGEHAFVLNNVTGKVIFEHVDFAYTPSKPLIQDFNLTALPGETIAIVGKTGAGKSTLVNLLMRFYEVDSGQISIDGHNITQVTRDSLRKSFGMVLQDTWLFDSTIRDNLTYGNAEATDAQIEAAMKKAYIFDFVTRLPEGLDTLIGASGIKISEGQRQLMTIARTMISDPPMLILDEATSSVDTLTEKNIQDAFLQMMDGRTSFVIAHRLSTIKNADKILVMDQGSVVEIGSHDELIHKADGYYHALYEAQFKKQL, from the coding sequence ATGACAACGAAAAAAACAGCAACTAATTCATTTAATCGTTTCATGCCCTATTTGCTTCGCTATCCTAAGGAAATGATTGCAGCGGTTATTCTTGGTATTCTCAGTGGCTTAACGACCGTTTTGATGACTTACTATATGGGAAAATCTGTGGATACAATGATCGGGAAGGGCACTGTTGACTTTACGATTCTCTTGCGATTTCTTAGCACTTTAGCTGGTATTTTGGTCATTACAGTAATCAGTCAATGGCTGATTCAACGTTTAGGAAATCGTGTTTCCTATCTTTCTGTGGCAGAACTTAGAAAAGATGCCTTCGCTCATTTAAATCGTCTGCCGTTAAATTATTACGATCAAACATCTCATGGAAATATCGTCAGTCGTTTTACAAATGATATGGATAATATTTCTGTCGCTTGCTCGGCTGTCTTTAACCAATTATTTTCAGGACTGTCTGTGGTGATCATTGCATTCTTCTTTATGCTTAAGCTAAGCCCACTTCTTACAGCAGTTGTTTTGATCGCTACACCAATTATTTTTCTAGTCAATTGGGCCGTTGCAAAATCGTCTCAGAAAAATTTTTCTGCTCAGCAAAAAATCGTAGGCGAGATTTCTGGTTATGTTTCTGAAATGGTTGGAAATCAAAAAATCGTCAAAGCCTTTCAACAAGAGAGCGTTTCTCAACAACGTTTTGAAGCATTGAATCAAGACTTATATGTTCGTGGTCAAAAAGCACAGTTCTCTTCTTCACTTACAAATCCGCTCTCTCGTTTTATCGATCATTTAGCTTATCTATCGATTGGTCTTGTCGGAGGACTTCTATTATTAAGTGGGAATCAAGCAATTACAATTGGTGTTATCTCTAGTTTCACTATTTATTCTAGCCAATTTTCTAAACCGTTTATTGAGTTATCAGGAATTACTACTCAAATTCAAACGGCTCTAGCTGGATTAGATCGTACCTTTGAAATCATCAATCAATCTGAAGAAAAACCAGAGGGCGAACATGCTTTTGTTTTAAATAATGTTACAGGAAAAGTCATATTTGAGCATGTAGATTTTGCTTATACACCCTCAAAACCATTGATCCAAGACTTTAATTTGACCGCCCTCCCTGGTGAAACGATTGCTATTGTCGGAAAAACAGGTGCCGGTAAATCAACCTTAGTCAATTTACTGATGCGTTTTTATGAGGTAGATAGTGGACAAATTTCAATTGACGGCCATAACATCACGCAGGTCACAAGAGATAGTTTGCGTAAAAGTTTTGGGATGGTTTTGCAAGATACTTGGTTATTTGACAGCACGATTCGTGATAATCTGACTTACGGAAACGCCGAGGCAACGGATGCTCAAATCGAAGCTGCTATGAAGAAAGCCTATATTTTTGATTTTGTTACCCGTTTGCCTGAAGGTTTAGATACTTTGATTGGTGCAAGTGGGATTAAAATTTCCGAAGGTCAAAGACAACTGATGACGATCGCCAGAACAATGATCAGTGATCCACCGATGTTGATTTTAGATGAAGCGACTAGTTCTGTGGATACGTTGACCGAAAAAAACATTCAGGATGCTTTCTTGCAAATGATGGACGGACGCACAAGCTTCGTGATTGCACATCGCCTTTCGACAATTAAAAACGCCGATAAAATTTTGGTTATGGATCAAGGTTCTGTCGTAGAAATCGGCAGTCATGATGAACTGATCCATAAAGCAGATGGCTATTATCATGCATTATATGAAGCACAATTCAAAAAGCAATTATGA
- a CDS encoding ATP-binding protein, translating to MINLLKYTSKYRKQIILGPFFKFLEACFELVLPLFMARLVDQGIRNNDRAYVLQMAGWMLLMSVIGLGCVMICQYYSSIASQGFGTELRNQLMKKINQLSHAELNSFGTDTLITRMTNDINQLQLALAMLIRLVIRAPFLSIGSVIMAFYINVQMGLIFLLMLPIFCLILYFIIKTTVPLYKKVQEKLDLLNRQISQNLSGVRVIRAFARKQTEEKHVNEVTDDLSSIYIRVSNISALLTPATTLVMNLGILALLYLGGIKVEIGGLQQGEVLALINYMNQMLLALIVVSNLVIIFTRASASASRVQEVLSVDPSIQSTGDGITSDGQTKEIVFDHVSFRYQPTAGLALKDISLKIPKNSILGITGPTGGGKSTLTQLIPRFYDTSEGNLFVDGINVRDWSIEKLRKKIAITPQTAVLFTGTIRENLQWGKEDATDEDCWQALETAQCKDFVESLSEGLDTKVYEGGKNFSGGQKQRLTIARALIHKPDVLILDDSLSALDYQTDLNLRTALRQDLKETTLIIISQRISSIQQADQILVLASGQQVGLGTHAELLRHSKAYQEIVASQEEETNE from the coding sequence ATGATCAATTTACTGAAATATACAAGCAAATACCGCAAGCAAATTATCCTTGGCCCGTTTTTTAAGTTTTTAGAAGCTTGCTTTGAATTAGTTTTGCCCTTATTCATGGCTCGTTTAGTTGATCAGGGCATTAGAAACAATGACCGCGCCTATGTACTACAAATGGCTGGTTGGATGCTTTTAATGTCAGTCATTGGGCTTGGTTGTGTCATGATTTGTCAGTATTATTCTTCCATTGCTTCCCAAGGATTTGGAACAGAATTGAGAAATCAATTGATGAAAAAGATCAACCAACTTTCTCATGCTGAGTTAAATAGCTTTGGAACGGACACGTTGATCACACGCATGACCAATGATATCAATCAGCTACAGTTAGCTTTGGCGATGTTGATTCGACTCGTGATCAGGGCACCTTTTTTAAGTATCGGTTCCGTTATTATGGCTTTTTATATCAATGTACAGATGGGACTGATTTTTCTACTGATGCTGCCGATTTTTTGTCTTATTCTTTATTTCATTATCAAAACAACAGTGCCTTTATATAAAAAAGTTCAAGAAAAGCTGGATCTGTTAAACCGACAAATCAGTCAAAATTTGAGCGGTGTCCGTGTCATTCGGGCCTTTGCTAGAAAACAAACGGAAGAAAAACATGTTAATGAAGTAACGGATGATCTTTCTTCAATCTATATTCGTGTTTCAAATATTTCAGCTTTATTGACTCCAGCTACCACCTTAGTAATGAATCTTGGTATTTTGGCTTTACTTTATCTTGGCGGAATCAAAGTCGAGATTGGCGGATTGCAACAAGGTGAAGTGCTGGCTTTGATCAATTATATGAATCAGATGTTGCTTGCATTGATCGTTGTCTCAAATTTGGTAATCATTTTTACACGCGCTTCAGCCTCAGCATCAAGAGTTCAAGAGGTGCTGTCCGTGGATCCTAGTATTCAGTCAACAGGCGATGGCATTACTTCTGACGGTCAAACAAAAGAAATCGTCTTTGATCATGTCTCCTTCCGTTACCAACCAACCGCTGGATTAGCTTTAAAAGATATTTCATTGAAAATTCCTAAGAACTCAATTCTGGGGATTACAGGACCGACTGGCGGTGGAAAAAGTACGTTAACTCAATTGATTCCCCGTTTCTATGATACCAGTGAAGGCAATCTATTCGTTGATGGGATTAATGTGCGTGACTGGTCTATAGAAAAACTACGCAAAAAAATCGCCATTACGCCTCAAACTGCTGTTTTATTTACAGGCACCATTCGGGAAAACCTTCAATGGGGAAAAGAAGATGCGACTGATGAAGACTGCTGGCAAGCGTTAGAAACCGCTCAATGCAAAGATTTCGTTGAAAGTCTAAGTGAAGGTTTAGATACCAAAGTATACGAAGGTGGGAAAAACTTTTCTGGTGGTCAAAAACAACGCTTGACGATTGCCCGTGCCTTGATTCATAAACCAGACGTTTTGATTTTAGATGACTCATTAAGCGCCTTAGACTATCAAACAGATCTAAATTTACGCACCGCATTACGCCAAGATTTAAAGGAAACGACGCTTATCATCATTTCTCAGCGAATCAGTTCGATTCAACAAGCAGATCAAATTTTAGTTTTAGCTAGCGGTCAACAAGTTGGGCTAGGAACACACGCGGAATTATTACGCCATTCTAAAGCCTATCAAGAAATAGTCGCTTCACAAGAGGAGGAAACGAACGAATGA
- a CDS encoding peptidase M23, whose translation MDSVKVKKLIPFLAAIMLVNVALPIGAAAESLDELKDKEAQAAQTGESLSEDINTALNDVNEKYAEIEKLKADISKAEETIKSSEAEITVTEQSIARRKEVVGDRMKDIQLSGEQRTWQVLLDAESVSDFFSKAYAMTILQNAEQEKIESLSKDKEKLSDLQETVKSKQEELQTNESKLQDEASAMDEQVVTLKQQLSDNQAALQQIASQKQTEEKRITDEKKAAEARKQQEAAAEAQRKANAIASSSSSNSSSSSSSSSDSSSSSSSSSEEQPVVTPPSQPEETPITGGDTGNGGANGRVLYMQSTAYSWKEAGSGFITATGIDLRSQSNVIAVDPSVIPLGSFVEVEGYGFAVAGDTGGAIKGNIIDVHFPSVDQCLVWGRRNNVKVTIQ comes from the coding sequence TTGGATTCAGTGAAAGTAAAAAAATTGATACCATTTTTAGCTGCTATCATGCTAGTAAATGTTGCTCTTCCAATCGGTGCCGCAGCAGAATCATTAGATGAGCTGAAGGACAAAGAAGCACAAGCCGCACAAACGGGAGAATCACTTAGCGAAGATATCAATACAGCTTTGAATGATGTTAATGAAAAATACGCTGAAATTGAAAAACTCAAAGCAGATATTTCAAAAGCTGAAGAAACAATCAAAAGCTCTGAAGCTGAAATCACAGTGACAGAACAAAGCATTGCACGCCGCAAAGAAGTCGTTGGAGATCGTATGAAGGATATCCAATTGAGTGGGGAACAGCGTACATGGCAAGTATTATTAGATGCTGAAAGTGTATCAGATTTCTTTAGTAAAGCGTATGCGATGACAATCTTACAAAATGCAGAACAAGAAAAGATTGAAAGTCTATCTAAAGATAAAGAAAAATTATCTGATCTTCAAGAAACTGTAAAAAGCAAACAAGAAGAATTGCAAACCAACGAATCAAAATTACAGGATGAAGCATCAGCAATGGATGAACAAGTTGTAACCTTAAAACAGCAATTATCTGATAATCAAGCAGCGTTACAACAAATCGCCAGCCAAAAACAGACAGAAGAAAAACGAATTACAGATGAAAAGAAAGCCGCTGAAGCTCGTAAACAACAAGAGGCAGCAGCTGAAGCTCAAAGAAAAGCTAATGCTATAGCTTCATCAAGCTCAAGCAACAGCTCATCATCGTCTTCTTCAAGTAGTGATTCAAGTAGCAGTTCTAGCTCTAGCAGTGAAGAACAGCCTGTTGTTACACCACCATCTCAACCAGAAGAAACACCAATCACAGGTGGAGACACTGGTAACGGTGGAGCTAATGGTCGAGTACTTTATATGCAATCAACGGCCTATTCGTGGAAAGAAGCTGGTTCAGGCTTTATCACAGCAACAGGGATCGATCTTCGCTCGCAAAGCAATGTGATTGCAGTTGACCCAAGCGTGATTCCTCTAGGATCATTTGTAGAAGTAGAAGGATACGGCTTTGCTGTTGCCGGAGATACCGGTGGCGCAATCAAAGGGAATATTATAGATGTCCATTTCCCATCCGTTGACCAATGTTTGGTTTGGGGACGTAGAAACAACGTTAAAGTGACAATTCAATAA
- a CDS encoding GNAT family acetyltransferase — protein sequence MIRFATKEDGEAIAPLILVILKDMELPLLKIIPEETILAVLAEAVADPVYRYGYQRGLVYEQDGQVAGIAFGYPNEDEPLIDEPLKKILRKYNLDEEIRIFVDPETLPNEWYLDTISVDEKYRGLGIGSKLLDALPKMAKKDGKEIIGLSVDKANPNAKKLYSRKGFKDVAEMMISGHLYDHMQKKISE from the coding sequence ATGATTCGTTTTGCAACAAAAGAAGACGGAGAGGCGATTGCTCCGTTGATATTAGTTATTTTAAAAGATATGGAATTACCTTTATTAAAAATTATCCCTGAAGAGACAATTTTGGCTGTTTTAGCTGAAGCAGTTGCAGATCCAGTCTATCGCTATGGTTATCAACGAGGACTAGTCTATGAACAAGACGGACAGGTTGCTGGAATTGCTTTTGGTTATCCAAATGAAGATGAACCGCTAATTGACGAACCATTGAAAAAAATACTACGTAAATACAATTTGGATGAAGAAATCAGGATATTTGTCGATCCTGAAACCTTACCAAATGAGTGGTATTTGGATACGATTTCTGTTGATGAAAAGTACCGTGGGTTAGGAATCGGTTCTAAGTTATTGGATGCTCTACCAAAAATGGCAAAAAAAGACGGCAAAGAAATCATTGGCTTAAGTGTGGATAAAGCCAACCCGAATGCAAAAAAATTGTATAGTCGCAAAGGCTTTAAAGATGTAGCTGAGATGATGATCAGTGGACATTTATACGATCATATGCAAAAAAAAATCAGCGAATAA
- a CDS encoding HAD family hydrolase, with protein MIKLIASDMDGTLLDSKMGISKDNASAIREAERLGIEFMVATGRAYTEAKPALDEAGIECAMITLNGAKVFDKAGNSLFTAGIEKKTTIEILDILDAHDIYFEVSTNKGIYSERQEKRIENFASHIATTMPHLTYKVAIAMAAAHLSLLDITYIDDMRTLIKQDDIEVLKIIGFSMEGPKVLAPASTQIRGLADLVVTSSAQNNIEVNHKNAQKGIAVAHVAKDRGISEKEVMTIGDNFNDVSMLQWAGVSFAMGNAELEVKDHAKYITSTNLENGVGEAITRAIREDL; from the coding sequence ATGATTAAATTGATTGCTTCAGATATGGACGGAACATTACTAGATTCGAAGATGGGGATTTCAAAAGACAATGCCTCAGCTATTAGAGAAGCAGAGCGTTTAGGTATTGAGTTTATGGTGGCTACTGGACGAGCATACACCGAAGCGAAACCTGCTCTGGATGAAGCGGGGATCGAATGTGCAATGATTACCCTGAATGGTGCCAAAGTGTTCGATAAAGCAGGTAATTCACTCTTTACTGCCGGAATTGAAAAGAAGACAACTATAGAAATTTTGGATATTTTAGATGCACATGATATCTACTTTGAAGTCTCTACTAACAAAGGTATTTATTCTGAGCGACAAGAAAAAAGAATTGAAAATTTTGCTTCTCACATTGCAACAACTATGCCCCATTTGACCTATAAAGTAGCGATTGCGATGGCTGCAGCTCACTTATCTTTATTAGATATCACTTATATCGATGATATGCGCACCTTGATTAAGCAGGATGATATTGAAGTCTTAAAAATTATCGGTTTTAGTATGGAAGGACCAAAAGTACTAGCACCTGCAAGCACTCAAATCAGAGGATTAGCTGATTTAGTCGTCACATCCTCTGCTCAAAATAACATTGAAGTCAATCATAAAAATGCTCAAAAAGGAATCGCCGTAGCTCATGTTGCAAAAGATCGCGGCATTTCAGAAAAAGAAGTCATGACAATCGGGGATAATTTTAATGATGTTAGCATGCTACAATGGGCTGGTGTTAGTTTTGCGATGGGAAATGCCGAGTTAGAAGTTAAAGACCATGCCAAATACATCACCTCCACGAATTTAGAAAATGGTGTTGGTGAAGCGATCACACGTGCTATTAGAGAAGATTTATAA
- a CDS encoding uracil-DNA glycosylase produces MKAIIHNSWQNVLEEEFTKDYYLKLRDFLKQEYSQQTIYPDMYHIYSALELTPYEDVKVVILGQDPYHGPNQAHGLSFSVQPGVKTPPSLMNIYKELQEDLGYPLVSHGFLESWAKQGVLLLNTVLTVRNGQAYSHRGQGWENLTDAIIKKLNEREQPIVFILWGKPAQEKIKMIDTNKHIIIKSPHPSPLAAHRGFFGSKPFSKTNQALEQLGETPINWQLPDTVS; encoded by the coding sequence ATGAAAGCAATTATTCATAATAGTTGGCAAAATGTTTTAGAAGAAGAATTTACAAAGGATTATTATTTAAAATTACGAGATTTTCTAAAACAAGAATACAGCCAACAAACAATTTACCCAGATATGTATCATATTTATTCAGCATTGGAGCTTACACCTTATGAAGATGTAAAAGTGGTGATCTTAGGACAAGATCCCTACCATGGACCAAATCAAGCTCACGGGTTGAGTTTTTCTGTGCAGCCAGGGGTCAAGACACCGCCATCTTTAATGAACATTTATAAAGAATTACAAGAAGATCTGGGCTATCCGCTGGTATCGCATGGCTTTTTAGAAAGCTGGGCAAAGCAAGGGGTTCTTTTATTGAACACAGTCTTAACTGTTCGGAATGGTCAAGCTTATTCTCATCGTGGACAAGGCTGGGAAAATTTGACGGATGCCATTATAAAAAAATTGAATGAACGAGAACAACCAATCGTATTTATTCTATGGGGCAAACCAGCCCAAGAAAAAATCAAAATGATCGATACCAACAAACATATTATCATTAAATCACCACATCCAAGTCCCTTAGCAGCCCATCGTGGCTTCTTTGGCTCAAAACCATTCTCAAAAACAAATCAGGCTTTAGAGCAACTTGGAGAAACGCCAATCAACTGGCAGTTGCCTGATACAGTGTCTTAA
- the eutD gene encoding phosphotransacetylase (in Salmonella this enzyme is required for ethanolamine catabolism; has higher affinity for CoA than Pta), with translation MELFDSLKFKVIRRNIKIVFPEATDPRILGAAARLKAEELMEPILIGKQEAIVEAAHARGIKASNFTIIDPDNYDGWEEMVTAFVERRNGKVTDEDARKILKDVNYFGTMLTYMGLADGMVSGAIHSTGDTVRPALQIIKTKPGISRTSGAMIMVRGRDQEKYIFADCAINVNPTAQELAEIAVDSAKTAELFDIEPKVAMMSFSTKGSAKAPEVDKVVEATKIAKSLAPELEIDGELQFDASYVASVAQLKAPNSPVAGQATVFVFPELQSGNIGYKIAQRLGNFEAIGPILQGLNKPVSDLSRGANEEDIYKLSIITAAQTLMN, from the coding sequence GTGGAATTATTCGATAGCTTAAAATTTAAAGTCATTCGCCGCAACATCAAAATTGTTTTCCCAGAAGCAACAGATCCTCGTATTTTAGGGGCTGCAGCTCGTTTGAAAGCAGAAGAATTAATGGAGCCGATCTTGATCGGTAAACAAGAAGCAATTGTGGAAGCAGCTCACGCTCGCGGAATCAAAGCATCTAACTTTACAATCATCGATCCAGATAATTATGATGGATGGGAAGAGATGGTTACAGCGTTTGTTGAACGCCGCAATGGAAAAGTCACAGATGAAGACGCTCGTAAGATTTTAAAAGATGTCAACTACTTTGGGACAATGCTTACTTACATGGGACTTGCTGATGGTATGGTCAGTGGTGCGATCCACTCAACTGGAGACACTGTTCGTCCAGCACTACAAATCATCAAAACAAAACCAGGTATTAGTCGTACAAGTGGTGCAATGATCATGGTTCGCGGTCGCGACCAAGAAAAATACATCTTTGCAGATTGCGCGATCAACGTAAATCCAACAGCCCAAGAATTAGCTGAAATTGCGGTTGATAGTGCAAAAACAGCTGAATTATTCGATATCGAGCCAAAAGTAGCTATGATGAGCTTCTCAACAAAAGGTTCTGCAAAAGCACCTGAAGTTGACAAAGTTGTTGAAGCAACAAAAATTGCTAAAAGTTTAGCGCCTGAACTTGAAATCGATGGTGAATTACAATTTGATGCTTCATACGTAGCATCTGTTGCACAATTAAAAGCACCAAATTCACCTGTTGCAGGACAAGCTACAGTCTTTGTTTTCCCAGAATTACAATCAGGAAATATTGGCTACAAGATTGCCCAACGTTTAGGTAACTTTGAAGCGATCGGTCCAATCTTACAAGGGTTGAACAAACCAGTATCTGATTTATCTCGTGGAGCAAATGAAGAAGATATCTACAAATTATCAATCATCACTGCAGCACAAACATTAATGAACTAA
- a CDS encoding tRNA threonylcarbamoyladenosine biosynthesis protein TsaE yields the protein MDITINNPKETESLAKIIGLVAEPGDNIILSGDLGAGKTTMTKGIALGLGIEQMIKSPTYTIIREYQQGRLPLYHMDVYRIENGADDLGLDEYFEGDGLSVVEWGKLLGEFLPTDYLDITLKKDFEDMEKRVVSIQSFGTQAEKYLARIQQKLEESI from the coding sequence ATGGATATCACAATCAATAATCCTAAAGAAACGGAATCTCTGGCAAAAATTATCGGGCTAGTTGCTGAACCTGGCGACAATATTATTCTTTCAGGAGATTTAGGCGCAGGAAAAACGACGATGACTAAAGGGATTGCTTTAGGCTTAGGCATCGAGCAAATGATCAAAAGTCCCACTTATACGATTATTCGCGAGTACCAGCAAGGACGCTTGCCGTTGTATCATATGGATGTATACCGTATCGAAAATGGCGCTGATGATCTTGGGTTAGATGAATATTTTGAAGGTGATGGATTATCTGTCGTTGAGTGGGGAAAGTTATTGGGAGAATTTTTACCGACAGATTATTTAGATATTACTCTTAAAAAAGATTTTGAAGATATGGAAAAAAGAGTCGTGTCGATTCAATCATTTGGAACGCAGGCAGAAAAATATTTGGCTCGCATTCAGCAAAAATTGGAGGAAAGTATATGA
- a CDS encoding GNAT family acetyltransferase, whose product MTEVEFTIREAIPDDAAEILHALKTIGSETPYLVMDEKGMEMAPDEMSENLANLYESPNNVLMVALADGKVIGTASVKASSKKRMEHIGEIGISILKDYWGFGLGSLMMEELVLWAKESEVIRRLELTVQHRNQRAVHVYEKMGFKTEVIMSRGAKTDDGEFLDVHLMSMMID is encoded by the coding sequence ATGACAGAGGTTGAATTTACGATTCGGGAAGCGATTCCAGATGATGCAGCAGAGATTTTACACGCGTTAAAAACGATTGGCAGTGAAACACCTTATTTGGTAATGGATGAAAAAGGGATGGAAATGGCGCCAGATGAGATGAGCGAGAACTTAGCGAATCTTTATGAATCACCAAATAACGTATTGATGGTCGCACTAGCAGACGGGAAAGTCATTGGTACGGCTTCTGTTAAAGCATCATCGAAAAAACGGATGGAACATATCGGCGAAATCGGCATCAGTATTTTAAAGGATTATTGGGGCTTCGGTTTAGGAAGCCTGATGATGGAAGAGTTGGTTTTGTGGGCGAAAGAAAGCGAAGTGATTCGTCGTTTAGAATTAACGGTGCAACATCGAAATCAGCGCGCAGTCCACGTTTATGAAAAAATGGGCTTTAAAACAGAAGTGATTATGTCTCGTGGGGCGAAAACCGATGATGGTGAATTCTTAGACGTTCATTTGATGAGCATGATGATTGATTGA